Within Triticum dicoccoides isolate Atlit2015 ecotype Zavitan chromosome 1B, WEW_v2.0, whole genome shotgun sequence, the genomic segment GTTGGTGGTGTGGCAACCGTGGATGGGCGAAGCTGCGACAATGGACAATGGAGTTGCAATGGTTTTATGGGGGAGGAGGGAGTAGAAGGGAGGAGAGCACCGGCCACCGGGCCACGTAGCACCGGGCGCCGAGAGGAGGAGGGAGTGTAGGAGTTGCAGGTGAGGAAGGCGGGGGAAACATGAAGGAAGTATTTTCGTTTTCTTTTGAGGAGTAAACATGAAGGAGAGATGCAGAGATGAAGGAAAGGAGGACAACATAGGTGTGGGGAGATCCAACCACGGCGACTATTTCTCGCTTTAAGCGAGGCGGTAGTTTGCTCTCCTTGAAGGTTTTCCCCCCATCGCGTCGTATTGGGCTGGCCCATTCGCGCGTGCGTAGGTAGTAAAAATAGCACAAGAAATTGAAGAAAATGAAGTGCATTCGAGGATCAAACCCGGGTCTCCTTGATAAGAGATAGCGACCCTTGAAACCCGCTCTGTGTTGAGTTCGTGATGTAATGTAGGGCGCGACCTACTTAATGTAAAAGAGACGATTTTCTCCACCGTTTTTTCTTTTTATTCAGTTTTCTTCATAtttttttgttccttttttttctctgccttttcatttttttcatttgtttcttcatttcttttctttggtttattttgtttctttttcatttttcatttcttTGGTTTTCTTCGTTTCTTTTGGTTTTCATTCTACATGTTCTGTATATGTCAACAACATTTTTCTTACACAAGTTTAACACTTTTCCAgtacaaatttaacatttttctaatatgtgctcaacatattttctatacacgtttttcaacatttttaaatccttgattaatatttttcaaatagaagatttttttttttgaatcatGACCAACATTTTTCCTTTGGTTTATTTTGTTTATTTTTCGGTTTTCATTTTCTTGgtttttctttgtttatttttgtttttcattcTAAATTCTTATATACTTGTTCAAAATTTTCCAAATACCTCTTCAAAAAATTTTAAACACATGAccgacattttttcaaatacttgttcaagattgttttttcaaatacttgtctaacattttttcaaatgcttttgaacatttttatatacatgttcaacatttttttaaatacttgttcaacattttttttcaaatgcttaatGCGAGATAGGGGCGCCCAGATCCAACGGTGAATACTGTAGGCAATCGTGCGGCTGCGGTCGACCGGCCCAAATCCGGGACGGCCGACCGACACCTAGTAGTCTCCCGAGAAAAGGGAGCGGGGCATCTCAATTATtttccccatttcctctccccttgTTCCCCACAGCAAAAATCCCCAAACTCGCCGCCGGCCGGGGAGACGGCCACAGGCGGCGCCGCCCCTGCGTAGTACCATGGAGAGGACCACCGCAGACCCAAGATCGGTGCGCCGCCACCTCTCCTCTCCCGGCGTCGCCCTCCCCGAGGATCTGATCGTGGGGGAGATCCTCGTCCGGCTTCCGGCCAAGTCGCTCTTCCGGTTCCGTGCGGCCTGCCGCTCCTGGTGCAACCGCACCTCCACGCACCAGTTCATCTCCTCCTTCGGCCGCAAGCTTCCTCTCGTCGGTCTGTATTCGAACCCCCTGAAAAGCTTACACGACAAATCTGGCCTCGAGTGTGTGGATGTTCTTGCCGCCGCCAACAACCTCAGATCTGTCCTCACTTTTGATTGCTACTCGAACTGGCTCTGCGCTTCCTTGGATGGCCTCTTGTTGGTGTCCTACGGCAATGGTCGCCACATTATCTGCAACCCTGCCACCCGGCAATCGATCCCGCTCCCTCAGCTCACCGGAGGAGTCGTTGCAGGCTTGTACTCGTCGCCCACCGCCGACAGGGGCGTGGAGTACCGTACTCTGTTTTCCAAGGGAAGACTCCCCATATGCAATCCCAAGTACTACATCCTCACCGTCGGCTCACCAATGGAGCCCAGACCCGTCCAGCTGCCTGAGGAACCCGACAATCTGAAGATAGCGTTGCTCCACGGCATCAACGATCCCACTCCAAGCCTGTGCCATCGGCCAACAGTTATGCTCAACAGCTGTCTTCACTGGGTGCCAGAGTCATGCCGTCATGACAAAGTGGTTGTTTTCGATACGGTGGCCGAGTCATTCAGATCCATTCAATCTCCGACTGCCGCCCAAGAAAATACTCGCTTGTTTGAGATGGGCAGTCAGCTTGGCTTCAGCTTGTACAATGGCAGAAGTGATACAGTGAGCATTTGGTCCCTGCATGATTACAACAATGAGATCTGGGCGCTAAGGCATTCCATTAACTTGTCAATGGTGGTCACATCCTCGATGAGAAGTTACATGATTCTCTCTGACAAAGGCGATGTGCTAATTTCCTGCAGAGGTTCTAGCCAGCTTATTCACTGTGATACTGAAGCAAATGTACTGAACCAGTTAACATGTGAACCAAGAGATCCAAGCGTCACTGGACATTGGTTCAAGGAGAACATTTCGAGGCATGATTTCTTCCAGAGGAAAAAAGGGCAGCGCCTGAGACAGCAGACACGCTTTCTCAAAGGCCTCTAAGAAGGTAATCCCCATTTCTCGATGCGTACATGCCTCTTTCCGTCTTTACATATCGCTTTTCTGCCTTTGGCTAATTTGAATCATTAGTTTATTCATATAAAGTGCCTAATTCACTAGGTTCATCTGTCTAATGAAGTCATAATTTGCGATACTGTAGAGGGTTCTTGGTTTCTGTGGACTTGGTGCTCCAATTTTTGGTTCAGAGATATTAGCTTTGATTCTGAATTCTCGGTTTCTCTGTGGGGTTCTTGGTTCTTGTGAGGGGCTTGGATTCTTGTTCAGACATACTAGCTCTTATTCCGAATTTTTCCAAAATAATTGTTGAAGAACAGGACATGGAGGACCTGAAACCTCTTCAGGAAGGTGTCCCTTCTCGTATTTGGTTTGTCCCTTCGTGCTTTAGCTATTGTGGTTTCAATGTGGTAGGGGAGCAGGAGTGTGCTCAAGGTTGCCTTTACTGGAGCTGTCTGTTTGATTAGCGTGAATGGGGAGAACTGACTTCTTTGTGACATATATTATACAGAAACAGCGTACATCCTATAAATTCTAAACTATGTCATCTTAAGTCAAGTGGTTTCTGATAGTTTTTTTTTGCGTGGATGGTTTTGATAGTTATTATATATTCCCATACATTAGGCACACACCCTGCAGACCCTATATGCTTGTTGTGTGCATATGTGTTGTTCTGGATGTCTTTATCGAATATGAATGTAGTTTACACAATGTACCTTTTGGTTCCCAAATGAACAGGACCTGTGATATTTCAAATTCCCATATCATTGTAGAGTCATTAAGTTAGGAAAGTGATATTGTCAGCTTCACGGGGGACATGGTACGCTGTGCCTTATGAGCACCACTATGAGCGACACGTCCGCTTCAGCTTTGTGCCACCATCCCGTGGGTCGCGCTGAGCTCTCGATGGTTGAGTCGATGCGAACCGACTCAGCCTGTTGtctgtttcatcatgaccgcctaacGGGTCCGCTTGGGAAGGTGCCGTTTTGTACCCCGAGAGATTTAGTGTAGCAACTGAATGGTGTAGGCCAATGTGGTGCCCTCCAGGCCTATATTAGGAGAGGACCAAGGCCGTAGCAAGAGGATGGATCTTTTTTTGTTAGACTCTTGGGAAAGCTAGCTCTAGAGACAAACTCAACTGAAGGTTAGAACTAGGAGAAGAGCAAGAGAGCTATTGCGAGCAGTAGTTTGTAGCCACTCTTGTACACAGATCAAGAAGAGCAGGACGTAGACTGTTACACCTCGCGGTGGCTTTAACCTTGGTaaaaatcttgtgtctttgtcgtGAATATTGCTGAAGTGTGTTATGCCTTGGTTGAACAACAAAAAGGGGATTAACCTTAATCCCTGATGTCGACCATCACACGTCGACATctagcacgccaggtagggggcatgaCTTCAGTTTCTTTGAACCCGATTACCTCAGCCATGTTCTTGCACGAATCTCGATGGCAACGTCAGCGACGCCAGTCATCACCAGCGCGCAAGGGTCCTCTCGGCATGGATGACCACCCTAGTGCATCGGGGAAGCCTAGTTGACTTCTCGCCGTAGGGTGACCGACAAAGGAACGGTCTAGGAGGTAGCAATTAACCATCCATGTTCTCCTTCAACGCCCTTCCTTTACGATGGTAGAGGAATCCCCCATGGGCGTTTGGCTCTGGGAGATTGCAGGTTTGGTAGGCGTCGCCCACCACCAGTTCACAGTCAAAAGTGCCCGTCGTAATTGAGATGACGACCTCGACTCCCTGGGGGTGCAAGACCGTGGCGTGCATCCGTTGAGGTGCTTCCGCACCCACTACGCGTCACCAGCTCAATGTATTGGCCCGAGAAGTAAACACCACGCTCCCAAGTATCGACGCGTCCTGACAGCTCAAATGCTTAGACATCTCGATCACATTCAACCGTGATGACCACCCCAGGAGCATGATGGGGTGGGACAACTTCCATCGGTGGTCCCTCGATGATTTGCAACATGAAGGTAACCAACATGTTGGTGGATGGAGGCGTGGGCCTCAACATCTTCTCCCTTAACATCTTCGAAAAGATGCAAGTGCCCCCAGGGCGCCTGCGACCGACGAAGTCGTTTAGTGGCGTCACTCCAGGGGTCACGGTGCCGCTCAGGCACGTGTCCTTGATGGTCACCTTCGGCACCAAAGATAACTACCGGTCGGGAAGCATCGTTTTCGACATTGCCAAACTCAACTTCTCTTACAACGACATCCTCGGGCTCCCGATGCTTGTAAAGTTCATGGCAGTAGCTCACTACACCTACCAGACGCTCAAATTGCCCAGGCCTCAAGGCTTGATCTCCATACCGGCCGATCTTCGGAGCTTCGTGCTCTATGCGGAAAAGCTGTATGTGACAGTGGCCGCTTCAGCCGACGACATAAGGATCGACCTGACTGCTCGGACCTGACCCAAAGAAAGTCTAGGCTTTCTTCTGACGGCGTTGCCATATTCAAGGAGACACCGCTCGGTGAAGATCTAAAGAAACTACTATTGACCTAACCTTAATTACTATAAAGTAGATAAAAGTAAACGACAATGTTCTTCTCTGCTTTTATTGACAGGGTCGGCGCCTTTATGTAATAGACAAGACTTGGCCAACAAGCCTGAATTCTATTCAAACTCTAATACAATCTCTAAATTGACTGGACTCTTTCCTAACAAAGATGCTTAATCAACTATTACTCTAATCAAGGGATAAGACTCCACGTTTGATGGGATCGTCCACATAACATCTGTCCCTTAAAAAGTAGCTTGTCCGCAAGCTATAGGTTGCCACTTGCCTTGGGTGCTACCATATGTGGAGCTATCGATCATAGTTATCAGCCTTGATGAAGTAGAGCCGCACACGCCGGTGGCCCCGAACATAAATCTTGTTGCAGTTGAAGGCCTTGGCGATGACGTTCTGCTAACTCGGTAGTAGTGAGGCACTGAACCTATTGTGGTGGGGTTGGCTTTGGAGTGGTTGATGACAAAACATGTTAGTGGCGCTGGTGGGGAAGGTATTATAGCTGTGTTTATCGCAGGAAGATAGCAGGGGCACAAGAGCCCGGTAGGACCAGAAGGCTAGTGTGGTGACATTGTTGGAGGGAAATGCCTCTGATCATAGGCCTTGACGAAGGAGGTTGCGGTGTTGAGGTTAGATGGTCGCTTAACCATCGGGCACCCTGCTGTGTACAGAAACCATTGTTGGGACAGTGTTCCCGGCTCATTGTTGCGCCACATGAGCGCTAGAAACTTGCTGGTCTAGTCGACAATCGAGGAAGTGAATGGCAAACGTGCTAACTCGCTCAAAGGATTTCGTGCGGAGTGATGGCCCAAACCGAACATGCAAGCTTCCTTGAGCTGCTCCCATGTTGGCATGCCGAAATCGCGCTCGAGTTGTAAGTACAAGAACTGAGTGTCATTGGTGAGGTGGTACGTTGCAGTCCAGACCTTGTCAGCTTCGGCCGTGCACTGTGAACGAAAGAATTGCTCGCACCTATGGAGCCAACTCAGAGGATCGACCGAACCATCATAAGTAGGGAGGTCGAGCTTGTGGAAGTGAGGTACACGTGAACCGAAACCTGAGCCGAGGTGATTGTTAGGTTGGAGCGAAAGGGAGCAGATGGGCAGGGTGGATCCACAGATGGCTTGTGCAGGGGGCGCAACCAGCGACGTATGAAATCGGTTGGCAGGTGGAGACATGAAGATGGCAGAGGCGGTGGTGAAAATCTTCTGCTGCTACTGCTTATGGTAGGGCTGCTGTTGGTAGGTGGGTGGCAACATTGGGGTGGGATTTGGGGTGTAGGGCCAGGGTGCCAAATGGTCCAGATTGATATTAGAGGGTGGCTGCGATGAGTAAGGAGATGGCTGGAAGTGGTAAAAGCCGGTGGCTGATGGTGGTTGGTAGCAAAAGTGACGGGGTGGTGGGGGTGGGCAATCTGCTTGGCAAGGTCTGGCGGCGGCGACGATTCCCCCGCTGGAGAAGGGAATTCCAAAGGCGCTGTTCGCGAGGGGTAGCACCAGGGGCGAGTCGTCACCGGCGAGGAGGGCCTGGCCTTCAAAAGCGGCTGCTGTAGTCATGGAATCTGGAGGTGGGTGCAAGTCCATCAATCGTTGCTTGAGCGTTTGCAAGCGCTGCACTAGCCCGGCGAGGAGCGTCTGGACCTCTACTCGTTGGAGTGCGAAGGCCTCCAATTGCTTCGTGATGATCTTAATTCGCTCCACAATCTTGATCTCGATTTCTTTGTCCGCCATCTAGATGGATTTGATACAAAATTGGAAGACCTACTACTGACCTAACCCTAATTACTGAAAAGTAGATAAAATTTAACGACCATATTCTTCTTTGCTTTATTGAGAGGGGTCTGACCCTTCATATAATACACAAGACTTGTCCAACAAGTCGGAAATCTATTCAAACTCTAATACAATCTCTAAACCGACTGGACTCTTTCCTAACAAAGACGCTTAATCAACTATGACTCTAATTAAGGAataagacaacatgtttgatgggcTGGTCCATATAACAAGATCCCGTGAGGAACGCCCAAATTGGCAACCGACTCATTGCTAGATAGGAAAGCGTGTTGGGCGTGTTTTGTTGGATATTCTTGGGGTCCCCGGGGACGCGATCGAGCATCGCTTATTTGTGTGCCCAAGCGCATGGCCTATATGGCAAAAGACATGCCGACAAGCACTCGAACGAAAAGATATCATTCTAGCAAAAGTGGATAGACTATGGAAGGCACGCTTCATGCGAGAGGTGATCCACCCCAGGTGGTTTGCCAACCCCGTCATTACCCTGAAGGCCAACGGCAAGCCGAGGATGTGCGTGGACTTCACtgacctcaacaaggccttcccCAAGGACCCTTTTCCTTTGCaccacatcgaccagattgtggactcGACGACGGGATGCAGTctcttgtgcttcctcgatgcatattccgggtgTCACCAGATTCGCATGGCTAAAGAGGACGATGAAATGACAATGTTCATCACCTCGGTGGGAACGTTCTGTTACATTCACATCCCTTTTGGCTGAAAAAATGTTGGGCCTACTTATCAGCGAGCCATGCACATTGCACCAGTCCAGATAGGTCACAACATTGAGGCCTACATTAACGACCTCTTCGTAAAGACTAACAATCAAGCCACACTCCTCAACAATCTTGCAGAAACCTTTGACGACCTTCGCCGTGTGCACATGAAGCTTAACCTCAAGAAGTGTGTTTTCAGTGTGCCTTTGGGAAGCTCCTTTGTTTCCTTGTCTTGAGCAGTGTCATAGAAGCCAACCCCGGGAAGATCACTGTCGTTGATCAAATGCGTCCGATGACGTGCCTCAAGGATGGGCAGTGCCTCAGGTTGCATGGCAGCTTTGGGAAGATCCATCTCCAAGCTCGGGGAGCGAGGCCTCGCTTTGTTCAAACTCCTTGAGAAGCTAGGTCCATTCGAATGGACCCCATAAGTCGAGCAAGCTCTACAAGGCCTCAAGCAGTGCCTCACCTCTCCGACAATCCTAGTGGTGCAAAAGCTGATGAACTGCTATTACTATACATCGCGGCCACTCCCCTGGTCGTAAGTGTCGTCTTGGTGGTGGAGCAGGAGAGGTGGGGTCCAAGCTCAGGCCTGAGCCCGCATCTCCTGCATCCAATCAAGCTGTTGGGTCCAAGCTCCAACAGCTTTTGAGATGGTAGCCGATTGCGATCTAGCAATAGCTCAAGCTCCCGTCCAGCCCCGAGCCCGAGCTCCCCTCTCCCAGCCTCGGGTTGGTGGGGGTGGGGGCTAGCTAGTCAGGGAGCCCGCACAGGCTCCCCTACTTCAAGGATGTCGTGTACAACGACCAGTCTACTTCATCAGCGAAGTCCTATGCGATGGCAAGTCACGATACCCGCAAGTCAAAAAGCTCCTCTACGCAGTCGTAGTAGCATCAAGGAAGTTGTGACACTACGCAGTCTTAGCGGGCATTCTCGAAGGATGTATGTAGAGTCAACATGATATGTTCCAAGCTCAAGCCAAAGCGTGCAAGGAAACGAGCAAGCCGGCGACCATCTGCACGCACCATCTCACATGGGGCCTCTGTTCAAAGTACCAATGCTAACACGCGACATTACTTGGTCGAACAATGGCATTCTCAAGGCGAATATAAAGATTGACCCAAACAAGCAGGGTCAAACAATTAACCAAACCGTGCGAAATAACAACATACAAGGTTTCATTTACAAGCTCAACCTGAGCCCTCATCACATGTTGGTGCCCTCTTGATGATACCTCGCAGGTCACAGGCCCCAACAGTGTACTCAACATCCTTGCTGACctcttcaaagaaagacttcgggtgCCGGTCTCCCGGACGTTCCACACCAATGGCCCAAGATTCATGTTGGCATCATGCGCCCGCACGTCGACAAGCACCTGGCGGGCTCCCTCATATGCTCCAGAGAAGAGCCAGCCATCCATCTGTTGCGGCGACCTGCCAAGATGAGCCAACACACTGTCGAGGTCGGATTGAAGCTCCGGACCCTCACAGAAAATAGTCCCAACAGTGACCCCAAGCGTGATCGGCATATTCTTCACCGTTCTGCGACCTCCTGGAGCCTGGCATTAACACTGTCATTGTGGATCTTCAGGCGCGGTGCTGCAACACGCATGCAACATACGCGTCAAGCAAGCACTCAGACACAGACACGAAAGAAGCCGAAACAACAAAATGCTTACCTTGAGCCGCGGCAACAAGATCCTGGCAGTGCTGCTGTGCCTCGCCCAGCTGCGTGGACATGTCACCGTTAATCTTCTGGAGACGAGCGACCTCCTCATTCCCACAGGCCAACTTGGTCTGAAGGCTGAGCTCCTTTTTAAGGGCCTCGAGCTCATTCCGAAGCATGCGCTACTGCTCTTTACCTCCTTGCAGTCCACCGCACAAGGCATTGCACCCATGTCCAGTTCATCCTTGGCAGCATTCATGGCCTGCTCAGCCTCTGTACTAGCCTTTGTGGCCTCGTCAAGGTCACGGCAGATAGCaactgcctcctcgcgagctaacAGAAAAGGAAACAACATAACAACGAAGGCCGCGGAAAGTGTGAATAACAACTGACATGCCAGGAAAAGACCGTTACCTACAAATCGCACCATCAAGAAGACGCAGTATCCCGACACTGGGCGTCCAGTTCCTCCTGCAAGCTCGCAAGCTGGACTGCAAGCTCATAGTTTTGGTCAGCGAGAGGCTATAACTATCAACGTTAGAAGGCGAATTAGATGAGGCGGACAAGCACCAAAGGAACCAAGCCCGACATCCTAAACGGAGTCGCACTTGGCCTCGGGGGCTACTACCACCCAGGAGGTAAAACAATCAGCTTGtaaccagactccgccgaaaaccgCACATTCCGCATAGCGGAGCAAAGATACTTCAAAGCTTTGTCAGCGCCACCTAGCGTCATGGCGAGCTCCTTCGGAACATGGAGTCTGTATTCCCTGGCCTCTAGGAGAAAAGAGGGAATCCCGGATACATCAAGATCCAGCTTAGccctctttcttcagggctccaAGCCAGATGCGCTAGCCCGGAGCGGCATGGTCGCCACCGACTCCGGTGAAGGGCAACATCTCCGACGATAGCCTCCCCCGCGGCAGGCTGCACTACCGCCTTCACCACAGGATCAGCGACCGCGCCTTCGGATTGTGCCTCAAGCATGGTGGTCGGTGGGCTCACCTCTCAACAACAGGTGAGCTCGCCTCCTTGCCCTCCACCGCGGCCTTCCCCGTGGCCCGACAACAACAGGTTGGGCGGAGGGACCTGTGCAACACAAAACATCGCGTTTTCAGAAGACACCGTGAGCACAATGGGAGCCGCCATGAAAAAAATGACCAAATGTGCTCACCTGCAGCAAGACTACCAGCCTCCACTGGCGTGGCCTCCGAGTGTTCGGGCGCACAAGGCAGGGTAGCCAAAGCAAACGATGTGATGGCCGTGGACACGGTGGGGCCTGCAACAGTTACGACCTACTTACTGGGAGGTGCTGCCCTGCCAGTAGCACAGAAGTTAGCAAGAATGCAATCAAGGGTGGCAACCTGAACTTTTGAAAACAAGCTTATCGGGGTGCATCCACAGAACAAGCTTACAATGGTGGTCATGACCTAGATCGCATCCCTCTGCCTGTAAACCCTAGCCTCGGCCGTGGATATAAGGGGAGGCTAGGGGGCTCTAattcccatctactctcttgtagaAGAACTCTTGGTAGAAATATACATCTCTCTGTAATCCCTCGCACAAGGTATACCCACCATGAATAACAAtagcaagcaggatgtagggtattactctaCCATGGAGGGCCAAACCTAGGTAAACCACCCGTGTGACCTCCGATCTCTGACTTCCTGCTAAGCAAGGGATTTGACGGTTTTTTGCATTGTCACCTACTGAAAACAGATGCAAAGAGAGCTAAATGGCGCCTCACTACTCGCTTCGTGGCTTTGCTCGTCGGTGATGCTTACTGCAGACTTCCGCCTCTAAAAGCCCTTGGACAATGGACGAGCCGGACGACAGCAGGGCACATAGGGCGGTAACAGGCTGAAGACGCACTCCCATCGGCGATTTGCACGTGGTTTTCAGATCTGGCCTCCGACACCACCCAACGAAGGATCTCTGCCATGTCAATAGGAGGCCCACGCTGGTCCCATCCAGAAGCACTCTTCGGGGGTGGCCTCATGGTGATTCGCAACGCcaaaaactttagttccacctcgacCCTCTCATCGGGTGCACAGATCTCCTGTGTCGAGAGGTCTCCCAGGGTCGGAGAAACGTGGGCTCGCGCATGCGTCCAACATCTCCGGCCTTGCCCTGGACCAGGCGGCATACACCTCACGAACCCAGATCGCTTGCGCCAACCGCAGCCTCATCAACAACTCTTCCCTTGCCCTCGACGCAACCCTGGGAACCGGCAATAACCGGCAACGGCCTGAGCGACCTTGCCCATGCCGGTGGCAGAGGCGGAGGAAGAAAGAGAACCACAACGGCGAAGTGGTGTCATGATCGTGTGGCAAAAAGTGCATAGAGGATGCCTATGGGTGGAAGATGGATTGGAACGGCCTTTTGAGGAGGCAAAGGCGCAGGCACCAATCCTGTGAGTAAATGCAGGGCACGACTTCCACCACTATCGTGATTGGGAGAATTAAGCGACAGTTTTTACCGCGCACGAAGACCAAGGCGAGCGCCTTTTCTCCCACAATGATGAGCTGGCACAACAATGGAGGCGCCTCCACTTCTACAGGAATGAGCTGGTGCCCGCTCCAGCCCATCAAGAATGGGCGCTCCCATTGGTCTTGCCTTCTTCGTGGCGCTCACAGTAGCCCCCGGCCCTGACACATAGCCATGGGTAAAAAAACCTGTCTTTGTTATGAAGTTTGCTGAAGTGTTTTAGCCCCTGGACAACATCAACAACAACAAAgcgtttagtcccaaacaagttggggtagactagaggtgaaacccataaaatctcgcgaccaactcatggctctggcacatg encodes:
- the LOC119317415 gene encoding F-box protein At5g49610-like, translated to MERTTADPRSVRRHLSSPGVALPEDLIVGEILVRLPAKSLFRFRAACRSWCNRTSTHQFISSFGRKLPLVGLYSNPLKSLHDKSGLECVDVLAAANNLRSVLTFDCYSNWLCASLDGLLLVSYGNGRHIICNPATRQSIPLPQLTGGVVAGLYSSPTADRGVEYRTLFSKGRLPICNPKYYILTVGSPMEPRPVQLPEEPDNLKIALLHGINDPTPSLCHRPTVMLNSCLHWVPESCRHDKVVVFDTVAESFRSIQSPTAAQENTRLFEMGSQLGFSLYNGRSDTVSIWSLHDYNNEIWALRHSINLSMVVTSSMRSYMILSDKGDVLISCRGSSQLIHCDTEANVLNQLTCEPRDPSVTGHWFKENISRHDFFQRKKGQRLRQQTRFLKGL